A part of Paenibacillus sp. IHBB 10380 genomic DNA contains:
- the pyk gene encoding pyruvate kinase, whose amino-acid sequence MLKTKIICTMGPACDSVSVLKEMIQAGMTVGRLNMAHGELEDHVKRIENVRQAAKEMNTFIPIMMDIKGPEVRIGKLKEASCELVVGNELILTTEEVLGDASRISVNYPDMTQVIKPNDRILIDDGLVDLTVLAIKGHDIHCRIVSGGTLKPRKGVNLPGIQTTLPGVTERDVLHIGFGLKHDIEIIAASFVRKAEDIMEIRSILKEHKAEHVQIISKIENEEGVINLNAIIEASDGIMVARGDLGVEVPIEDVPRMQKEMIDKCNLAGKPVIVATHMLESMQVNPRPTRAEVSDVSNAVLQGADVVMLSGESAAGKYPVQSVQTMAAIARKAEEMIDYKSEFDKKRSQQNTNITEVISQNVVRSSLELNAKAIITSTESGFTARMVSKYRPKAPIIAITQHENVLAKICLLSGVIPVKGDKVTSTDEMIESSIRNAAQTGYIEVGDTVVISAGVPLGAGTTNLIKIQQV is encoded by the coding sequence ATGCTAAAAACAAAAATTATATGTACTATGGGACCTGCATGTGACTCCGTTTCGGTATTGAAAGAAATGATTCAAGCGGGGATGACAGTAGGTAGATTAAATATGGCTCACGGAGAGCTTGAGGATCATGTGAAAAGAATCGAGAATGTTCGCCAAGCGGCAAAAGAGATGAATACCTTTATCCCCATTATGATGGATATCAAGGGGCCAGAGGTTCGTATAGGTAAATTGAAAGAAGCATCATGTGAGCTAGTCGTTGGTAATGAGCTTATTCTGACGACGGAAGAGGTACTTGGTGACGCTAGTCGGATTTCTGTCAATTATCCAGATATGACACAAGTCATTAAGCCCAATGATCGGATTCTGATTGATGATGGACTTGTAGACCTGACTGTTCTTGCTATTAAGGGTCATGATATTCACTGTCGAATCGTTAGTGGTGGAACATTGAAGCCTAGAAAAGGGGTCAATCTTCCTGGAATTCAAACCACTCTACCTGGTGTGACTGAACGCGACGTTCTTCATATTGGATTCGGGTTAAAGCATGACATCGAGATTATAGCTGCTTCATTCGTAAGAAAAGCAGAAGATATTATGGAAATTCGTAGCATTCTTAAAGAACATAAAGCGGAGCATGTACAGATTATTTCTAAAATTGAGAATGAAGAAGGCGTTATTAATCTAAATGCTATCATTGAAGCCTCCGATGGAATTATGGTGGCACGTGGAGACTTGGGCGTAGAAGTTCCAATTGAAGACGTACCAAGAATGCAGAAAGAAATGATTGATAAATGTAACTTAGCAGGTAAGCCTGTTATTGTTGCTACTCATATGCTTGAATCCATGCAGGTTAATCCACGTCCGACAAGAGCCGAGGTTAGTGACGTCTCAAATGCAGTGCTTCAAGGAGCGGATGTAGTGATGCTGTCAGGTGAATCAGCTGCAGGTAAATATCCTGTTCAATCGGTTCAGACGATGGCGGCTATTGCTAGAAAAGCGGAAGAGATGATCGACTACAAATCTGAATTTGACAAGAAGAGATCACAGCAGAACACAAACATTACAGAAGTCATTAGCCAGAACGTGGTGAGATCCTCTCTTGAGCTGAACGCGAAAGCGATCATTACATCTACAGAGAGCGGTTTTACAGCACGTATGGTTTCCAAATATCGTCCTAAAGCACCGATTATCGCGATTACACAGCATGAGAATGTGTTGGCTAAGATTTGTCTTCTTTCGGGTGTCATTCCTGTCAAAGGGGATAAGGTGACATCGACAGATGAAATGATCGAGTCATCTATTCGTAACGCAGCACAGACAGGATATATTGAAGTAGGAGATACGGTTGTTATTTCTGCAGGAGTACCTTTAGGCGCGGGTACAACGAATTTGATTAAGATTCAACAGGTATAA
- a CDS encoding SAM-dependent methyltransferase produces the protein MTHTEQQIYRFSESPIWELQRSYYEEQGMKAWQSEEVPHYITNNSFIAVAYAEMIFGFLQDRASLGYTSEPVTILELGAGSGRLAFYILKELCELRDFANIPLPPFRYVMSDLPLKNIAYWQQHPSLLTFVQQGVLDFAHFDAMYDTELNLTQSNLVVRPADLQQPLLVIANYFFDSIPQELIYVGEGKIFECNVSLHSPEGTTNLNTSDMLDKLIPEYHYRRAPEYEEDAYPYHAVIGLYQQKLEDSHILFPEIGLACLERLRQLSQEGFLLLTADKGDHRLENWEFAEPPRLVHHGSFSLTANYQAIQTFFEQKGAQSFFTTHHYKNLNVGCILMLQDPTSHVNTRLAYKRFIDRFGPDDFFSMKEWFDEHLEQMELRQIYSLWRLSGHDTQWFLQSTDRIKNLLPMSSDEEMSDIHDGIHFMWSRYYPMDENHDLAIECGMVLFEMDLFEEALFFFERSRNVSKADANVMYNMAICYDEVGIEETALDYTRRALAMEPEHEGALSLLESWGVTREL, from the coding sequence ATGACACATACAGAACAACAGATCTATCGATTCAGTGAATCGCCCATTTGGGAGCTACAGCGATCCTATTATGAAGAGCAGGGGATGAAGGCTTGGCAGAGTGAAGAAGTCCCACATTACATAACGAATAATTCATTTATTGCAGTGGCTTATGCGGAGATGATATTTGGGTTTCTTCAAGATAGAGCTAGCTTAGGCTATACAAGTGAACCGGTCACGATTCTTGAGCTTGGAGCAGGTTCGGGTCGATTAGCGTTCTATATTCTTAAGGAGTTGTGCGAGTTAAGGGATTTTGCCAATATCCCACTTCCTCCTTTTCGTTATGTCATGAGTGATTTGCCTCTCAAAAATATAGCCTATTGGCAGCAGCATCCTAGTCTCTTAACATTTGTCCAACAGGGGGTTTTAGATTTTGCACATTTTGATGCTATGTATGATACAGAGCTTAATTTGACGCAATCTAACCTTGTTGTACGACCTGCTGACTTGCAGCAGCCATTGCTAGTGATTGCTAATTATTTTTTTGATAGTATTCCGCAAGAATTGATCTATGTGGGTGAAGGCAAGATTTTTGAGTGCAATGTTTCGCTACATTCTCCAGAAGGAACGACTAATCTTAATACATCAGATATGTTGGATAAACTCATCCCAGAGTATCATTATCGTAGAGCGCCCGAATACGAAGAGGATGCGTACCCGTATCACGCCGTTATAGGTCTGTATCAACAAAAGCTTGAGGATTCACATATTCTCTTTCCAGAGATTGGATTGGCATGTCTAGAACGACTTCGTCAGTTGTCGCAAGAGGGGTTCCTTCTGCTTACAGCAGATAAAGGTGACCACCGATTAGAGAACTGGGAATTTGCCGAGCCCCCAAGATTGGTTCATCACGGAAGCTTCTCTTTAACTGCAAATTATCAAGCCATTCAAACCTTTTTTGAGCAAAAAGGTGCACAGTCTTTCTTTACTACCCATCATTACAAAAACTTAAATGTTGGTTGTATTCTTATGCTTCAAGATCCCACAAGTCATGTAAATACCCGCCTAGCATATAAGCGGTTTATAGATCGCTTTGGACCAGATGATTTCTTTAGTATGAAAGAATGGTTTGATGAACATTTGGAACAAATGGAGCTACGCCAAATTTATTCCTTATGGCGATTAAGTGGCCACGATACTCAATGGTTTCTTCAGAGCACGGATCGTATAAAGAACCTACTTCCAATGAGTAGTGATGAAGAAATGAGTGACATCCATGATGGGATTCACTTCATGTGGTCACGCTACTATCCCATGGACGAGAATCATGATTTGGCTATAGAGTGTGGCATGGTATTGTTTGAAATGGATTTGTTCGAGGAGGCGTTGTTTTTCTTTGAACGATCACGAAATGTGAGTAAGGCGGATGCCAACGTAATGTATAATATGGCAATTTGCTACGATGAGGTTGGTATTGAAGAAACGGCATTGGACTACACTCGTCGAGCTTTAGCCATGGAGCCCGAGCATGAAGGGGCTTTGTCACTTCTAGAGAGTTGGGGAGTCACTCGGGAACTATAA
- a CDS encoding AraC family transcriptional regulator, with product MIVVTDVHQDNGVDWYEERTLDEETWHLSLMTYGKCVYWVNENKIIMEKGDILLIPSHVPYYGKSIPTVFHTKYVINFNKSCTGVTLPILSSYGLMKQKLGCYELIYERFKTILNQWLEQPSYYVMMAEALLTEALIYMNQEWDRGVIPPETHRQVDSMKDYIQKHYREKVTKYELGEVIKKTPNYAATLFRSVTNQTISQYVHNQRIKTAMYVLTESQLTIDEISTFVGYNDVSYFYRIFKRITGNSPSDFLHERSSIS from the coding sequence ATCATAGTTGTGACAGATGTCCATCAAGATAACGGAGTAGATTGGTACGAAGAACGAACATTAGATGAGGAGACTTGGCACTTAAGTCTGATGACCTACGGGAAGTGCGTATACTGGGTGAATGAGAACAAGATCATCATGGAAAAGGGAGATATCCTGCTCATACCAAGCCATGTTCCGTATTATGGGAAGAGTATTCCCACAGTATTCCATACCAAGTATGTGATTAATTTCAACAAATCATGCACAGGCGTTACACTACCTATCCTTAGTTCATATGGATTAATGAAACAGAAACTAGGATGCTATGAATTAATTTATGAACGTTTTAAGACAATACTGAATCAATGGCTGGAACAACCTTCATATTATGTGATGATGGCGGAGGCGTTGCTTACCGAGGCGTTGATATATATGAATCAAGAATGGGATCGTGGCGTAATCCCTCCAGAAACACATCGACAGGTGGATAGTATGAAGGATTATATTCAGAAACATTACCGTGAAAAAGTGACTAAGTATGAACTGGGTGAAGTTATCAAAAAAACACCCAATTATGCTGCAACTCTATTTCGTAGCGTTACTAATCAGACCATTAGTCAATATGTACACAACCAGAGAATCAAAACAGCCATGTATGTACTCACAGAATCACAGTTAACGATAGATGAGATATCTACATTTGTAGGTTATAACGACGTCTCCTATTTCTACCGTATATTTAAGCGAATTACAGGCAACTCTCCATCAGACTTTTTACATGAGCGCTCATCCATTTCATAA
- a CDS encoding vWA domain-containing protein yields MDLTKVQARIGLVLDGSGSMRKLYKGGVVQKVIERILAVAIHFDDDGSLDCWIYDTKFSRLPAATEKNIEGYVEKYILNNEKISKFGRNDEPPVMRDVIKKFTVEDTSNLPAYVVFINDGGVKRGSGDTIDKVVIHSSSKPIFWQFVGIGESEFGVLRKLDTIAGRVVDNANFFNLNDIESISDTDLYERLFDEFPNWLKIAKVANIIQ; encoded by the coding sequence ATGGATTTGACGAAAGTGCAAGCTCGAATAGGACTTGTATTGGATGGTTCGGGATCAATGAGAAAACTCTACAAGGGTGGGGTTGTACAAAAGGTGATTGAACGGATACTGGCGGTAGCCATCCATTTCGACGATGACGGGTCTCTCGATTGTTGGATTTATGACACTAAGTTCTCTAGATTACCAGCTGCAACAGAGAAGAACATAGAAGGTTACGTCGAAAAGTACATACTCAACAATGAGAAGATATCAAAATTCGGTAGGAACGATGAGCCCCCAGTCATGCGGGATGTGATCAAGAAATTTACGGTGGAGGATACGAGTAACCTACCAGCATACGTCGTTTTTATCAATGATGGTGGAGTGAAACGAGGGTCCGGAGATACGATTGACAAAGTAGTAATCCATTCCTCCAGCAAACCAATCTTCTGGCAATTTGTCGGAATAGGAGAGTCGGAATTTGGTGTCCTGAGAAAGCTGGATACGATCGCAGGTCGCGTTGTGGATAACGCAAACTTTTTTAATCTTAATGATATTGAATCCATTAGTGATACTGATCTTTATGAGCGTCTGTTTGATGAGTTCCCCAATTGGTTGAAGATAGCTAAGGTAGCCAATATCATTCAATAA